The following are from one region of the Bacillota bacterium genome:
- a CDS encoding PAS domain S-box protein, translating to MIENFYKNVVINSQIGYAYHKIICDKYDKPIDYEFIEVNTVFEHFTGLKREKILGKKITHIMPDIVKDSFDWIKIYGDIALNGGKKEFDQFSKALNKWYRIIVFSPEKYYFITNFLDISEQVQQIKGLNQLVKMSENLLEMNTDTINYQAITDNFLSLTNSKYVIFNLFDKSGMRFKTIAISGFKNIKNKLTSILGFDLEGKEWNYNPLSQTKPNNHIVMKFKSIQDIQGYEIKKSVLISLEKSFNLGEVLVFKIIKNDYLLGDFTVFMEKDHAFQNDQLAMIFSRNVGMHIIRLNSELELKSTQILLKSSLESPKDLSILSIDKNYNYFYLNHAYIECMKISYNQEIEIGMNLLDCITSTVDKKMVKANFDLALSGITHSVIQEIGDTPISYQESFYNPIYNENKEIIGATAFTKDISDRMNKEKQLKSSEERFQVLFNEAPLGYQSLDINGLIIDVNQKWAEILGYKKEEVIGNPFINIVCKEYIDEFYRKFELLKEKQRVYCELEIIHKLGHRVLISFDAVITFDSQGKFKQTNGIINDITKQKKKDMDLLATKEYLEKLISSSSSAIIVWNHLNKITKINNAFVDITGHTARQILGKDLKILFPIHSIQKTMNLIQTVHTGTNLNATEIEILCKDNSVKYILWNLAPIYENDEKTIKSIIAQGIDITERKKREEEIIYISNHDQLTGLHNRRFYESELIKLDILENIPLTIVLGDINGLKLINDSFGHSKGDILLKLVADVLRNIARPNDLIARMGGDEFILVLPKTTELEATQLIEQINHLILNHKSNQLNITASFGYETKTKSKTDIQEIFQNAENHMYRRKLSDSSSMRSKTIDLIMNTLFEKNPREMKHSQRVSEISVKIATLLGFDESSIKDLKIAGLMHDIGKIGIDEAILNKPDKLSQEEWESIKKHPETGYRILSSSNEFSEIANYILEHHERWDGKGYPKGLQSNQIVLPARIIAIADAFDAMTTVRTYRPLMTNEEAINEIKRCSGTQFDPEIAKIFVENYFELLYFTESK from the coding sequence ATGATTGAAAATTTCTATAAAAACGTAGTAATAAATTCTCAAATAGGATATGCATACCATAAAATCATATGTGACAAATATGATAAGCCTATTGATTACGAGTTTATTGAAGTTAATACCGTTTTTGAACACTTTACAGGATTAAAGAGAGAAAAAATTCTTGGGAAGAAAATTACACACATTATGCCAGATATAGTAAAGGACTCTTTTGATTGGATTAAAATCTATGGAGATATTGCACTAAATGGTGGGAAAAAAGAATTTGATCAATTCTCTAAAGCTCTTAATAAATGGTATAGAATTATCGTTTTTTCTCCTGAAAAATATTATTTCATAACAAATTTTTTGGATATTTCAGAACAAGTTCAACAAATTAAAGGATTAAATCAATTAGTTAAAATGTCTGAAAATTTATTAGAAATGAATACAGACACAATAAATTATCAGGCAATTACAGATAATTTTTTATCTTTAACAAATTCAAAATATGTTATTTTTAATCTATTTGATAAATCAGGAATGAGATTTAAAACGATAGCCATATCTGGATTTAAAAACATTAAAAACAAACTGACTTCTATTTTAGGGTTCGATTTGGAAGGGAAAGAATGGAATTATAATCCCCTATCACAAACAAAACCAAACAATCATATTGTTATGAAGTTTAAATCAATTCAAGATATACAAGGATATGAGATTAAAAAAAGTGTCTTGATTTCACTTGAAAAATCATTTAATTTAGGAGAAGTTCTTGTATTCAAAATAATAAAGAATGATTACCTTCTTGGTGACTTTACAGTATTTATGGAAAAAGATCATGCTTTTCAAAACGACCAATTGGCAATGATATTTTCAAGAAATGTTGGAATGCACATTATTCGTTTAAATTCTGAATTAGAACTTAAAAGTACTCAAATTCTTCTTAAATCTAGCCTTGAAAGTCCAAAAGATTTAAGTATTCTTTCTATCGATAAAAATTATAATTATTTTTATTTGAACCATGCGTATATAGAATGTATGAAAATTTCATATAATCAAGAAATAGAAATTGGGATGAATTTATTAGATTGCATCACTTCAACTGTCGATAAAAAAATGGTTAAAGCAAATTTTGATCTTGCATTATCAGGAATAACTCATTCAGTAATACAAGAAATAGGTGACACACCTATTAGTTATCAAGAGTCGTTTTATAATCCAATATATAATGAAAACAAAGAAATTATAGGGGCAACTGCATTTACAAAAGATATTTCAGATCGAATGAACAAAGAAAAACAATTGAAAAGCAGCGAAGAAAGATTTCAAGTTTTGTTTAATGAAGCACCTCTTGGATATCAATCTCTTGACATCAACGGATTAATTATTGATGTAAATCAAAAATGGGCTGAAATACTTGGGTATAAAAAAGAAGAAGTTATTGGAAACCCTTTTATAAACATTGTTTGTAAAGAATACATTGATGAATTTTATCGTAAATTTGAATTGCTTAAAGAAAAGCAAAGAGTGTATTGTGAATTAGAGATTATTCACAAATTAGGGCATCGAGTCCTGATTTCATTTGATGCTGTTATTACTTTTGATTCCCAAGGAAAATTCAAACAAACAAATGGAATCATTAACGATATTACAAAGCAAAAAAAGAAAGATATGGATTTGCTAGCAACAAAAGAATACTTAGAAAAATTAATTTCATCGTCTAGTTCGGCAATTATCGTTTGGAACCATTTAAATAAAATCACGAAAATCAATAATGCTTTTGTAGATATCACAGGTCATACAGCAAGACAAATTCTTGGAAAGGATTTAAAAATCCTTTTTCCAATTCATTCCATTCAAAAAACAATGAATTTAATTCAAACTGTACATACTGGAACAAATCTTAATGCAACTGAAATTGAAATTTTATGCAAAGATAATTCTGTCAAATACATTCTTTGGAATTTAGCACCTATTTATGAAAACGATGAAAAGACTATAAAGTCAATTATTGCTCAAGGAATTGATATTACGGAGCGAAAAAAAAGAGAAGAAGAAATAATTTATATTAGTAATCACGATCAACTCACAGGTCTTCATAACCGAAGATTCTATGAATCAGAGTTGATTAAGTTAGACATCTTAGAAAATATTCCTTTGACAATTGTTTTGGGAGATATAAATGGACTTAAATTAATCAATGATTCTTTTGGACATAGTAAAGGAGACATTCTTTTAAAATTGGTTGCTGATGTCTTACGAAATATTGCTAGACCAAATGATCTTATAGCTAGAATGGGTGGAGATGAATTTATTCTTGTTTTACCAAAAACAACCGAACTTGAAGCGACACAACTTATAGAACAAATCAATCATCTCATTTTAAATCACAAATCCAATCAGCTAAACATAACGGCATCTTTTGGATATGAAACTAAAACGAAATCAAAAACAGATATTCAAGAAATCTTTCAAAATGCAGAAAATCATATGTATAGACGCAAACTTTCTGATAGTTCAAGTATGAGAAGTAAAACCATTGATTTGATTATGAATACGCTTTTTGAAAAGAATCCAAGAGAAATGAAACATTCACAAAGAGTCAGTGAAATTAGTGTTAAAATTGCTACATTATTGGGTTTTGATGAATCATCGATTAAAGATTTAAAAATAGCTGGATTAATGCATGATATCGGAAAAATAGGGATCGATGAAGCTATTTTAAATAAGCCAGATAAACTAAGCCAAGAAGAGTGGGAAAGTATTAAAAAACACCCTGAAACTGGCTACCGAATTTTAAGCTCTTCTAATGAATTTTCAGAGATTGCTAATTACATCCTTGAACATCATGAAAGATGGGATGGCAAAGGGTATCCTAAGGGCCTCCAAAGCAATCAAATAGTTCTTCCGGCAAGAATAATTGCAATTGCGGATGCGTTTGATGCCATGACGACTGTAAGGACGTATAGACCTCTCATGACAAATGAAGAAGCAATTAATGAAATCAAAAGATGTTCTGGCACGCAATTTGATCCAGAAATAGCTAAAATTTTTGTTGAAAACTATTTTGAATTATTGTACTTTACTGAATCAAAATAA